A segment of the Brassica rapa cultivar Chiifu-401-42 unplaced genomic scaffold, CAAS_Brap_v3.01 Scaffold0635, whole genome shotgun sequence genome:
TCACGTGGAAGCTACGGTACCAGCAAGTATCAGCAAGTTAAAGACGAGAAACCAGCATATCAAAAGGAGAACAAGTctcagcagaaagaagaaacaaagccAGGCAGCATTTTTGCCAAAGACAAAGACAAAGGGAAAGCTGAAGCTACTTCTTCTCGGaccagagatgttaagtgtttcaaatgcCAAGGACGTGGGCATTACGCAAAcgagtgcaccaacaaacgaGTTATGATCctcttggagaatggagaaTTTGAATCTGAGGATGAGAAGCTTGAGACTGATCAGGAGCATTCCGAggaagaatatgaagaagaaccaGTGCGAGGGAGATTGTTGGTTGCAAGGAGAACTCTCAGCTTGCAAAATAAAACCGAGGAGCTTGAGCAGAGAGAAAACTTGTTCTACTCACGCTGCATGGTTCAAGGAAAGATATGCAGTCTGATCATTGATGGTGGAAGCTGTGTTAATGTTGCTAGcgagacaatggtgaagaagcttggtttgaaaACTCAAAAACACCCTAAACCTTACCGGCTGCAGTGGCTTAACGAAGAAGGTGAGATGAGGGTCTCCACACAAGTCTCTATACCTTTGTCCATTGGgagatatgaagatgagatACTCTGTGATGTGATACCAATGGAAGCAAGTCATATCTTacttggaaggccgtggcagtttgataGGAGAGTTACACATGATGGCTTTACTAATAAGCACTCTTTTGAGTTCAATGGCAAGAAGACTATTTTGGTGCCTCTCACTCCTAAGGAAGTGCACCAAGATCAGTTGcagcttcagaagaagaaagaaatagatCTCAAACCCGAGCAACCCAAGCAGCACAACTTCTATGCCAAGATTGGTGACATCAAAAGATCTCTTTACTCTAATCAGCCTATTCTTTTGCTTGTGTTTAAGGAAACTCTCTTGAATCTAACTAATTTTAcaccggagtatccgagtgagGTGTCAGCTCTTTTACAGGACTTTGAAGATGTGTTTCCTGAAGATAATCCAATCGGTTTGCCTCCTATacgtgggattgagcaccagATTGATTTTGTGCCAGGATCTACTCTTCCTAACAGGCCAGCATACAGAACTAATCCAGTTGAGACTAAGGAGCTTCAGAGGCAGGttgaggaactgatggagaaaggccaTATCCGTGAGAGCATGAGTCCATGTGCCGtaccagtgctccttgtgcccaagaaagatgggagctggcgcatgtgtgttgattgtagagcaatcaacaacataacagtgaagtatcgccaccctattcctagattagatgatatgcttgatgaattgcatggctCTAGCattttttctaagatagatttgaagagtgggtatcatcaaattagaatgaaagaaggagatgagtggaaaacagctTTTAAAACTAAGCATGGTTTGTATGAGTGGTTAGTGATGCCTTTTGGCTTAACTAATGCTCCTAGTacttttatgagattgatgaatcatGTGCTTAGATCTTTTATAGGATTGtttgtggtagtttactttgatgatatccttgtctactctaagagtttagaagagcatataaaacatcttagaactgttcttgatgtcttgaggaaagaaaagctatttgctaatcttaagaaatgcactttctgtacggataacttggtctttttaggctttattgtgagtgcagatggggtaaaggtagatcaagagaaggtgaaagcaatac
Coding sequences within it:
- the LOC117130674 gene encoding uncharacterized protein LOC117130674; translation: MSINAEEDEGVSLEHKALLEALTRRMSTMMETRLGTFREELDAQSSEPRREPRQNRRTQARREHEGSEETDNYYERNRHSSDSRHSSRSDRRHRRDHWQRNELAGVKLKIPPFHGKADPDAYLEWEKKIELVFNCQHYTELKKIQVAATEFYDYALSWWDQLVTNKRRNGEFPIETWAEMKAAMRRRFVPSHYHRDLHQRLRRLTQGSRSVEEYFQEMELLMLRACISEDREATMARFLGGLNREIQDNVEMQHYVELEEMLHKAILVEQQIKRKHHSRGSYGTSKYQQVKDEKPAYQKENKSQQKEETKPGSIFAKDKDKGKAEATSSRTRDVKCFKCQGRGHYANECTNKRVMILLENGEFESEDEKLETDQEHSEEEYEEEPVRGRLLVARRTLSLQNKTEELEQRENLFYSRCMVQGKICSLIIDGGSCVNVASETMVKKLGLKTQKHPKPYRLQWLNEEGEMRVSTQVSIPLSIGRYEDEILCDVIPMEASHILLGRPWQFDRRVTHDGFTNKHSFEFNGKKTILVPLTPKEVHQDQLQLQKKKEIDLKPEQPKQHNFYAKIGDIKRSLYSNQPILLLVFKETLLNLTNFTPEYPSEVSALLQDFEDVFPEDNPIGLPPIRGIEHQIDFVPGSTLPNRPAYRTNPVETKELQRQVEELMEKGHIRESMSPCAVPVLLVPKKDGSWRMCVDCRAINNITVKYRHPIPRLDDMLDELHGSSIFSKIDLKSGYHQIRMKEGDEWKTAFKTKHGLYEWLVMPFGLTNAPSTFMRLMNHVLRSFIGLFVVVYFDDILVYSKSLEEHIKHLRTVLDVLRKEKLFANLKKCTFCTDNLVFLGFIVSADGVKVDQEKVKAIQEWPIPKTISEVRSFHGLAGFYRRFVKDFSTIAAPLTEVIKKEVGFKWGEAQELAFQCLKEKLTNAPLLILPDFNKTFEIECDASGIGIGAVLMQEKRPIAYFSEKLGGATLNYATYDKELYALVRALQTWQHYLWPKEFVIHTDHESLKYLKGQNKLSKRHARWVEFIETFPYVIKYKQGKENIVADALSRRYVLLNTLDAKLLGFEQLKEMYATDSDFQEAYKLCEKYAAGHYFRQ